A single genomic interval of Mycobacterium sp. DL592 harbors:
- a CDS encoding TetR/AcrR family transcriptional regulator: MTAVPKIAPRRPPGGSQERADRTRDLVLDETVRCVIEEGFAAASAKHIAERAGVTWGVVQYHFGDRDGLLMAVVDRGLAQLVDVLHALPASTEQLGRRDRVRRVVDEAWKVFSSNTSRASLEILIGTRAMRDKRATKHLAQLQQAITDLSHDLAEGLDSPQATAVADLIWATMRGLVVSELVAGIPMDTSREQQALVDVICAYLGDGQ, translated from the coding sequence GTGACCGCGGTGCCCAAGATCGCGCCCCGGCGCCCACCCGGCGGCAGCCAGGAGCGTGCCGACCGCACACGCGATTTGGTGCTCGACGAAACCGTGCGCTGCGTCATCGAGGAGGGCTTCGCGGCGGCCAGCGCCAAACACATCGCCGAACGCGCCGGGGTGACCTGGGGTGTGGTGCAGTATCACTTCGGCGACCGCGACGGTCTGCTGATGGCCGTCGTGGACCGGGGTCTGGCTCAACTGGTGGACGTGCTGCATGCGTTGCCGGCGTCCACCGAACAGCTCGGCCGCCGGGACCGGGTACGCCGCGTCGTCGACGAGGCTTGGAAGGTGTTCTCCAGTAACACCTCTCGCGCTTCGCTCGAGATCTTGATAGGCACCCGGGCAATGCGCGACAAACGCGCGACGAAGCACCTGGCCCAACTTCAGCAGGCCATCACCGATCTCAGTCACGACCTCGCCGAGGGTCTCGACAGCCCGCAGGCCACCGCGGTCGCCGACCTGATCTGGGCCACGATGCGCGGCCTGGTCGTATCGGAGTTGGTGGCCGGCATACCGATGGACACCAGCCGAGAGCAGCAGGCCCTCGTGGACGTGATCTGCGCCTATCTCGGCGACGGTCAGTGA
- a CDS encoding dihydrodipicolinate reductase translates to MKDVIQFSTGNVGVHALKMIIERPDLRLVGLHAHGPDKVGRDAAELCGLDEPTGIVATDDIEALVALDADCVVYTSQAEMRPQQAIEEISRFLRAGTNVVGTSMVWLVAPYQADEWMRTPLVKACEAGGTSLYINGVDPGFSGDSLVYTALSLAGRATSVTVSEICDYGTYDDAEFTGVSFGFGTTPDHTPIMFAPGVLSSLWGGQVRSLAQLLGVTLDEVREWHESWVTPEQIDCTMMAVPPGRVAAVRFAVEGIRDGRPVITMEHVNRLTSAAAPDWPTPPDGRPGVHRVVVRGTPGVEINTHLGLDGVDHNQGGVVSTAARAVNAIHDVCAAPPGLLAVKDLPTAHADNVMW, encoded by the coding sequence GTGAAAGACGTCATCCAGTTCTCCACCGGCAACGTGGGCGTCCACGCCCTGAAGATGATCATCGAACGGCCCGACCTGCGGTTGGTGGGTCTGCATGCCCACGGCCCGGACAAGGTCGGGCGCGACGCCGCCGAACTGTGCGGACTCGACGAGCCGACCGGCATCGTGGCCACCGACGACATCGAGGCCCTGGTGGCACTCGACGCCGACTGCGTCGTCTACACCTCCCAGGCCGAGATGCGCCCGCAGCAGGCGATCGAGGAGATCTCCCGGTTTCTGCGCGCCGGCACCAATGTGGTTGGGACGTCAATGGTCTGGCTGGTCGCTCCATATCAGGCCGACGAGTGGATGCGCACCCCACTGGTCAAGGCCTGCGAGGCCGGCGGCACCTCGCTCTACATCAACGGCGTCGACCCCGGCTTCTCCGGCGACAGCCTGGTCTACACGGCGCTGAGCCTGGCCGGCCGGGCCACCTCCGTCACGGTCTCCGAGATCTGCGACTACGGCACCTACGACGACGCCGAATTCACCGGCGTCAGCTTCGGATTCGGCACGACACCGGATCACACCCCGATCATGTTCGCGCCGGGCGTGCTGTCCTCGCTGTGGGGTGGCCAGGTGCGTTCACTGGCTCAGCTGCTCGGTGTCACCCTCGACGAGGTGCGCGAGTGGCACGAAAGCTGGGTGACACCCGAGCAGATCGACTGCACGATGATGGCGGTGCCGCCCGGCCGCGTCGCCGCGGTGCGCTTCGCCGTCGAGGGAATCCGCGACGGCCGGCCGGTCATCACCATGGAGCATGTCAACCGGCTGACCTCCGCGGCCGCGCCGGACTGGCCCACCCCGCCCGACGGGCGACCGGGCGTGCACCGGGTGGTGGTCCGAGGCACCCCAGGGGTGGAGATCAACACCCATCTCGGGCTCGACGGTGTCGACCACAACCAGGGCGGTGTCGTCTCGACCGCGGCGCGCGCCGTCAACGCCATTCACGACGTGTGCGCCGCACCGCCGGGACTGCTTGCCGTCAAGGATCTCCCGACCGCGCACGCCGACAATGTGATGTGGTGA
- a CDS encoding SDR family NAD(P)-dependent oxidoreductase, with product MSDVSPLDGKVAVVTGTSRGVGLGIAHELLRAGATVVGCSRGALDAMPGVADNPEWAARSSQRVCDQGDHRAIDEFVAGVVADYGRIDILVNNAGGTVPTPHVEDVPELVSRIQGAPRSADDFERTILFHQFAIQMNLISPLWFAIRVYLQMREQDGTGSIVNISSGAGHPAGSPTLVSYGAAKSGLNHMTRSLAEEWGPKVRVNCLALGPTMTDNFQSFVLPKDDPTGEKYFRDVPLHRAGEPSEVGRAVVFLSSGTADFINGTTIEMDGGMLPGVLYEAGLKTITDLL from the coding sequence GTGAGCGATGTCTCACCACTGGACGGCAAGGTCGCCGTCGTCACCGGAACCAGCCGAGGAGTCGGGCTGGGCATCGCACACGAACTGCTGCGCGCCGGTGCCACCGTCGTCGGGTGCTCCCGAGGGGCGCTGGACGCCATGCCCGGGGTGGCCGACAACCCCGAGTGGGCGGCCCGGTCCTCGCAGCGGGTCTGCGATCAGGGCGACCACCGCGCCATCGACGAGTTCGTCGCCGGGGTGGTCGCCGACTACGGCCGCATCGACATCCTGGTCAACAACGCCGGCGGCACCGTGCCGACCCCGCATGTCGAGGACGTTCCCGAACTCGTCTCGCGGATCCAGGGCGCCCCGCGTTCTGCCGACGACTTCGAACGCACGATCCTGTTCCACCAGTTCGCCATTCAGATGAATCTGATCAGCCCGCTGTGGTTCGCCATCCGGGTGTATCTGCAGATGCGTGAGCAGGACGGCACCGGCTCGATCGTCAACATCTCCAGCGGTGCCGGACATCCGGCCGGATCGCCGACCTTGGTCTCCTATGGCGCGGCCAAGTCCGGCCTCAACCACATGACGCGGTCGCTGGCCGAGGAATGGGGACCCAAGGTCCGGGTGAACTGCCTGGCGCTGGGCCCGACGATGACCGACAACTTCCAATCCTTCGTGCTGCCCAAGGACGACCCGACGGGGGAGAAGTACTTCCGCGACGTGCCGTTGCACCGCGCCGGCGAGCCGTCCGAAGTGGGACGCGCGGTGGTGTTCCTGTCCAGCGGCACAGCTGATTTCATCAACGGCACGACCATCGAGATGGACGGCGGGATGTTGCCCGGCGTGCTCTACGAGGCCGGCCTCAAGACCATTACGGACCTCCTGTGA